The following proteins are co-located in the Pseudomonas fluorescens genome:
- the efeB gene encoding iron uptake transporter deferrochelatase/peroxidase subunit: MSDSEQFSAQRRRVLLGMAATGAAIAGSTLTCPAMAAAAAEQVTTAPRSDKTQDHQDFFGKHQSGIVTPRPACGMLVAFDVLASDREDLERLFRTLNERIRFLMTGGTVPQVDPKLPPTDSGILGPVVTPDNLTITVSVGESLFDERFGLSAVKPKRLIRMVGFPNDALEPAQCHGDLSLQFSSNTPDTNIHALRDIVKNLPDLLLVRWKQEGSVPPQAPAKPGEPAQSARNFLGFRDGSANPNSNDNKAMDQIVWVQPGNDEPAWAANGSYQAVRIIRNFVERWDRTPLQEQESIIGRVKPTGAPMDGDKETQVPDYSKDPEGKLTKLDAHIRLANPRTPQTQANLILRRPFNYSNGVNKNGQLDMGLLFICYQADLEKGFISVQTRLNGEPLEEYLKPVGGGYFFTLPGVVGPKDFIGRTLLAATHPQTTANT; encoded by the coding sequence ATGAGTGATTCAGAACAATTTTCAGCGCAACGCCGCCGTGTCCTGCTGGGCATGGCCGCCACCGGTGCCGCGATTGCCGGTAGCACCCTGACCTGCCCGGCCATGGCGGCCGCCGCCGCCGAACAGGTCACCACCGCACCGCGCAGTGACAAGACCCAGGACCACCAGGACTTTTTCGGCAAGCACCAGAGCGGCATCGTCACACCGCGCCCGGCCTGCGGCATGCTGGTCGCGTTCGACGTACTGGCCAGCGACCGCGAAGACCTCGAGCGCCTGTTCCGCACGTTGAACGAGCGCATCCGCTTCCTGATGACCGGCGGCACCGTGCCGCAAGTCGACCCGAAACTGCCGCCCACCGACTCCGGCATTCTCGGCCCGGTCGTGACACCGGATAACCTGACCATCACCGTCTCCGTCGGCGAGTCGCTCTTCGATGAGCGCTTCGGCCTCAGCGCCGTCAAACCCAAGCGCCTGATCCGCATGGTCGGCTTCCCCAATGACGCGTTAGAACCAGCACAGTGCCACGGCGACCTGAGCCTGCAATTTTCCTCCAACACGCCAGACACCAATATCCACGCCCTGCGCGACATCGTGAAGAACCTGCCGGACCTGCTGCTGGTGCGCTGGAAACAGGAAGGCAGCGTACCGCCACAGGCCCCCGCCAAGCCTGGCGAGCCTGCGCAGAGCGCGCGTAACTTCCTGGGCTTTCGTGACGGTTCGGCCAACCCCAATTCCAACGACAACAAGGCCATGGACCAGATTGTCTGGGTGCAGCCCGGCAACGACGAACCGGCCTGGGCCGCCAATGGCAGCTATCAGGCCGTGCGGATCATCCGCAACTTCGTCGAGCGCTGGGACCGCACACCGTTGCAAGAACAGGAAAGCATCATCGGCCGCGTCAAACCGACGGGCGCGCCGATGGACGGCGACAAAGAAACCCAGGTGCCTGATTACAGCAAGGACCCGGAAGGCAAATTGACCAAGCTCGATGCCCACATCCGCCTGGCCAACCCACGCACCCCGCAGACTCAGGCCAACCTGATCCTGCGTCGGCCGTTCAACTACTCCAACGGCGTCAACAAAAACGGTCAGCTGGACATGGGGCTGTTGTTCATCTGCTACCAGGCTGACCTGGAGAAAGGCTTTATCAGCGTGCAAACCCGGCTCAACGGCGAGCCTCTGGAGGAATACCTCAAGCCGGTCGGCGGCGGGTACTTCTTCACCTTGCCGGGGGTCGTCGGGCCCAAGGATTTCATTGGGCGCACGCTACTCGCTGCAACGCACCCTCAAACCACTGCCAACACTTAA